The following proteins come from a genomic window of Corynebacterium falsenii:
- a CDS encoding acetyl/propionyl/methylcrotonyl-CoA carboxylase subunit alpha: MIQKIVVANRGEIAARIIRTVHDLGLQAVAVYAEADANSPAVELADEAYCLGGGTLAETYLNVDKILEIAERSGADALHPGYGFLSEVASFADAVTGAGLTWIGPSAETINQLGDKISARRTAISAGVQPVPGTNESTDMDAVRSFVEEHGLPIVAKRSDGGGGRGIEILRTDQDLNEFEARHAGADIDAYFLEKFVENGRHVETQCMADAKGNFAVATTRDCSVQRRNQKLIEEAPAPELSENVQATLAEWSEALFRTTNYQGLGTCEFLVKGEDVYFLEVNPRLQVEHTVSEEITGLDLVMQQIRIANGEELVAIPEPRGHSIELRITSENAELMPTAGVITHLDWPTGHGVRIETGVREGDTVSPEFDSMIAKLIITGTDRDNCIARCHRALRELTIVGVSTPIDLLEEILAHPDFRNMNIGTKWMEEEFLPNSSCAAEFADGAGANGAGAHAAGAAAGEGWTQRRDVVVEIDGKRHTMTLPTEIFAAGQRPEQPRRSARATNQPTVQPDGAVDAQGILASPMQSIVVRIPVEVGQQVKEGDILLVLEAMKMEKYIHSTVDGTVEEVLVDVAANVPAGTPLLKLAVA; the protein is encoded by the coding sequence ATGATCCAGAAGATAGTGGTAGCCAACCGAGGCGAAATCGCAGCTAGAATTATAAGAACCGTCCACGACCTCGGTCTTCAGGCCGTCGCAGTCTACGCAGAAGCAGACGCGAACTCCCCGGCCGTCGAACTCGCCGACGAAGCCTACTGCCTCGGCGGCGGCACCCTCGCCGAGACCTACCTCAACGTCGACAAGATCCTCGAGATCGCCGAGCGCAGCGGCGCCGACGCCCTCCACCCCGGCTACGGCTTCCTCTCCGAGGTCGCCTCTTTCGCCGACGCCGTTACGGGCGCGGGACTCACATGGATCGGACCGTCCGCCGAGACCATCAACCAACTGGGGGACAAAATCAGCGCCCGCCGCACCGCCATCAGCGCCGGCGTGCAGCCCGTTCCGGGCACCAACGAATCCACTGACATGGATGCGGTCAGGTCATTCGTCGAGGAACACGGCCTGCCGATCGTCGCCAAGCGCTCCGACGGCGGCGGCGGGCGAGGCATCGAGATCCTCCGCACCGACCAGGACCTCAACGAATTCGAGGCCCGCCACGCCGGCGCCGACATCGACGCGTACTTCCTCGAGAAGTTCGTGGAAAACGGCCGGCACGTGGAAACCCAGTGCATGGCGGACGCGAAGGGGAACTTTGCCGTCGCCACCACCCGCGACTGCTCTGTGCAGCGCCGCAACCAAAAGCTCATTGAGGAAGCACCCGCGCCGGAGCTGAGCGAGAATGTGCAGGCCACGCTCGCCGAATGGTCGGAAGCCCTGTTCCGCACCACGAACTACCAGGGCCTCGGCACGTGCGAGTTCCTCGTCAAGGGCGAGGACGTGTACTTCCTGGAAGTTAACCCCCGACTGCAGGTGGAGCACACCGTCTCCGAGGAGATCACGGGACTCGACCTGGTAATGCAGCAGATCCGCATCGCCAATGGGGAAGAGCTCGTTGCGATTCCGGAGCCGCGCGGGCACTCCATCGAACTGCGCATCACCAGCGAGAATGCGGAACTGATGCCGACTGCGGGCGTCATCACACACCTCGACTGGCCCACCGGCCACGGCGTGCGCATCGAAACCGGCGTCCGCGAGGGCGATACCGTCAGCCCCGAGTTCGATTCCATGATCGCCAAACTCATCATCACCGGCACCGACCGCGACAACTGCATCGCCCGCTGCCACCGCGCCCTGCGCGAGCTCACCATCGTGGGCGTATCGACCCCCATCGACCTGCTTGAGGAGATCCTGGCGCACCCCGACTTCCGCAACATGAACATCGGCACGAAGTGGATGGAGGAGGAGTTCCTACCCAACTCGAGCTGTGCCGCTGAGTTCGCCGACGGAGCTGGAGCTAACGGAGCTGGTGCCCACGCAGCCGGTGCCGCCGCTGGTGAGGGGTGGACGCAACGGCGGGATGTGGTCGTCGAAATCGATGGCAAACGCCACACGATGACCCTGCCCACCGAGATCTTCGCCGCAGGCCAGCGCCCCGAACAACCCCGCCGAAGCGCCCGCGCCACCAATCAGCCCACCGTGCAACCCGATGGGGCAGTCGATGCCCAAGGCATTCTCGCCAGCCCCATGCAGTCGATCGTGGTGCGTATCCCCGTGGAGGTCGGCCAACAAGTCAAGGAAGGCGATATCTTGCTGGTCCTCGAGGCCATGAAGATGGAGAAATACATCCACTCGACCGTGGACGGAACCGTGGAGGAAGTGCTCGTGGACGTCGCCGCGAACGTGCCCGCCGGAACGCCGTTGCTCAAGCTCGCCGTCGCATAA
- a CDS encoding HNH endonuclease signature motif containing protein, giving the protein MTSAQLIVDSTEDNADANTVGSATINQARTITELVQDVERSLQLITDALIASPADLFRRHEHELRQLIRVTNRTDTLHAAFAFAASEAQASRKVGSVHTADYLVRALDISRYQAKQWLSLGMKLFAAPPPATIAPPLSDATTDPDRPDALDGHDELAERRKQHELHQKQLRDQAEARRRARDLSNAKLSEINRELEHLDDSLKSQCHEDLLNEATKKAEETSLSDLKLWLRSKVREANRSVGDPFADLRARKVTWSQPDERGNVRLNAVLPRTGHALLEVLLAPARLVAWEKKRGIDVEEDKRSLPQRRADALMAMFEKWAEEGDAAASGRTRGLASLVIAMSAKDLTQLPEGCSDPGDAADSGDSGDAPAGASTRWLPTNTNAKLSPLDVLRLGLAQHDLGVVVEPKTGRALDSAKVKRHASVQQKLMLVAEQLCCAYPGCNQSACESDVHHVLAWARGGRTDIENLTLLCRHHHRMNRDQRDGGLGMGHAEVDPVTGRVGWREARARADADDAEPLALPGVLDVGELGVNSPTRGGTDGSSASDWTDGSSAPGGSRSAGHQSRSQLNRHPRLSDEVAINGSTTAREAPGMRVMGQEWESDEVRLAYEAGEIAGKDRR; this is encoded by the coding sequence ATGACATCCGCACAGCTCATCGTAGACAGCACAGAGGACAACGCAGACGCCAACACAGTAGGCAGCGCAACGATCAACCAAGCCCGCACGATCACCGAACTCGTGCAGGATGTTGAGCGGTCATTGCAGCTGATCACGGATGCACTTATCGCTTCGCCAGCTGATCTTTTTCGACGCCACGAGCACGAGCTGCGGCAGCTCATTCGCGTCACCAATCGCACCGATACTCTCCACGCAGCGTTCGCCTTCGCCGCGTCCGAGGCCCAGGCCTCCCGCAAGGTCGGCTCCGTCCACACCGCCGACTACCTTGTTCGCGCGCTGGATATCTCCAGGTACCAGGCAAAACAGTGGCTCAGCTTGGGCATGAAACTCTTCGCCGCACCACCGCCTGCCACCATCGCACCTCCTTTATCCGACGCCACAACGGACCCCGATCGCCCAGACGCACTGGATGGTCACGACGAGCTGGCCGAACGGCGCAAGCAGCACGAACTGCATCAGAAGCAACTTCGTGACCAGGCCGAGGCACGCCGCCGCGCACGGGATCTGTCCAACGCAAAGTTGTCTGAAATCAACCGCGAGCTTGAGCACCTCGATGACAGCCTTAAGTCCCAATGCCACGAGGACCTGCTCAACGAGGCCACGAAGAAGGCTGAGGAGACGTCTCTCTCTGACCTGAAGCTCTGGCTCCGTTCCAAGGTCAGGGAGGCGAACCGGTCTGTTGGGGATCCTTTCGCTGATCTGCGCGCCCGCAAAGTCACGTGGTCGCAGCCGGATGAGCGCGGCAACGTTCGACTCAACGCTGTGCTGCCTCGTACGGGTCATGCCTTGCTGGAGGTGTTGCTGGCCCCGGCGCGGCTCGTCGCCTGGGAGAAGAAGAGGGGGATCGATGTTGAGGAGGACAAGCGGTCGCTGCCGCAGCGCAGGGCGGATGCGCTCATGGCGATGTTTGAGAAGTGGGCCGAGGAAGGCGATGCGGCGGCCAGCGGACGGACTCGAGGCTTAGCGTCGCTGGTCATCGCCATGTCGGCGAAGGATCTCACCCAGCTGCCGGAGGGGTGCTCCGATCCGGGCGATGCTGCCGATTCCGGCGATTCCGGCGATGCGCCGGCTGGGGCTAGCACGCGGTGGCTGCCGACGAACACCAACGCCAAGCTGAGCCCACTGGATGTCCTACGCCTCGGTTTGGCGCAGCACGACCTGGGGGTTGTCGTCGAACCAAAAACTGGGCGCGCGCTGGATTCGGCGAAGGTGAAGCGCCATGCGTCGGTGCAACAGAAGCTCATGTTGGTCGCTGAGCAGTTGTGCTGTGCCTACCCGGGGTGCAACCAGTCGGCGTGCGAGTCGGATGTGCATCATGTGCTGGCTTGGGCGCGTGGGGGAAGGACGGATATTGAAAATCTGACGCTGCTCTGCCGCCATCATCACCGTATGAATAGGGATCAACGCGATGGTGGCCTGGGGATGGGGCACGCGGAGGTGGACCCGGTAACGGGGCGGGTTGGGTGGCGCGAGGCGCGCGCCCGTGCCGATGCGGATGATGCGGAGCCGCTTGCGCTTCCGGGAGTATTGGATGTGGGCGAGTTGGGCGTGAATTCGCCGACGCGGGGTGGGACTGATGGTTCGAGCGCGTCGGATTGGACTGATGGTTCGAGCGCGCCGGGTGGGTCGCGATCTGCAGGGCATCAGAGTCGTTCGCAATTGAATAGGCATCCGCGGTTGAGCGACGAGGTGGCGATCAACGGTTCCACGACCGCGCGCGAGGCGCCGGGGATGCGTGTGATGGGGCAGGAATGGGAGAGCGATGAGGTCCGGCTGGCCTACGAAGCCGGGGAGATTGCGGGGAAGGATCGGCGCTGA